A portion of the Clostridium gelidum genome contains these proteins:
- a CDS encoding HAD family hydrolase, which yields MKQSIIFFDIDGTLLSEKTFTVPDSAKEAIRKTQENGHLVFINTGRPILEIDDCIQDLNFDGYVCGCGTYIEFKNKELFHRSLGVNLSRQIVSKLREYHIDAILEGKNGVYYDNDINICSKEVLRIKARHINVGFYKGQTFDDSDIDFDKLVIWNNESSDFEAFHNEFENTLEFIHRGEDFYELVPLGFSKATGIKYLIEHLDIPHQNTYAIGDSTNDLSMLEYVENSIAMGNSHPLLFDLVSFVTKDVDEDGIFSALKHYNII from the coding sequence ATGAAACAAAGTATTATATTTTTTGACATTGATGGAACATTATTAAGCGAAAAAACTTTTACTGTTCCAGATAGTGCTAAAGAAGCTATAAGAAAAACTCAAGAAAATGGACATCTTGTATTTATTAATACAGGTAGACCAATTTTAGAAATTGATGATTGTATTCAAGATCTTAACTTTGATGGATATGTATGTGGATGTGGGACTTATATAGAATTTAAAAACAAAGAATTATTCCATAGAAGTCTTGGTGTAAATTTATCAAGACAAATTGTAAGTAAGTTACGTGAATATCATATTGATGCAATATTAGAAGGCAAAAATGGTGTTTACTATGATAATGATATAAATATATGTTCTAAAGAGGTACTTAGAATTAAAGCTCGTCATATAAACGTAGGTTTTTATAAAGGACAAACCTTTGATGATTCTGATATTGATTTTGATAAATTAGTTATTTGGAATAATGAATCTAGTGATTTTGAAGCTTTTCATAATGAATTTGAAAATACCCTTGAATTTATACACCGTGGTGAAGATTTTTATGAATTAGTGCCACTCGGATTTTCAAAAGCAACTGGGATAAAATATTTAATAGAGCACTTAGATATTCCCCACCAAAATACATATGCAATTGGTGATAGTACCAATGATTTATCTATGCTTGAATATGTAGAAAATAGTATTGCTATGGGTAATAGTCATCCCCTGCTATTTGATTTAGTTTCTTTTGTTACAAAAGATGTTGATGAAGATGGAATTTTTTCTGCATTAAAGCACTACAATATAATATAA